A genomic window from Flavobacterium johnsoniae includes:
- a CDS encoding MGH1-like glycoside hydrolase domain-containing protein, with translation MRHYFLLFSLLISLPILAQKNETHFIDSNKKSISHYGNDSDWYEKNIPFFEISDKEIEDVYYYRWEVYKAHLRNIGDYGYVVTEFLNAMSWDHKPYNTLNAATVFHIYEGRWLKDRLYLNNYIDFMYQHGGNNRRYTESIADATYANYLINQDKDFITKQLPSMMKIDADWQDHYDASKKLYFVEPVMDATENTISSIDASGGTDGFTGGDGFRPSINSYMYANALAISKIALLNDDLKLAEKYQQKALEQKQNFQEKLWNPTLRHFTDRFKVNNEFVKYWDFIRGRELVGFVPWVYNLPDDNQKYNSAWSRLRSPEHFGGAYGLRTVEPSYQYYMKQYRFGPNGAKECQWNGPSWPYQTTQVLLGMANLLNNYNQKEITKKDYWEILKQYANQHYKNGKLNILENYYPDEKGAIADFDQRSEHYNHSEFNDLIITGLCGIRPTQGNKLEINPLVEDNLTYFCLENVRYHGQNLTILYDKSGNHYKKGKGLSVYVDGKMVVKPSTLEKKIINLSTNKNIDQPSKEELNLGVNIREKDFPKVATSNSDSKDLNKLNDGRIWYFDNVRNYYENKIFAEKENWIEIDFGSEKEFYKTILSFVDKKDKNFIDQTCSVGILEKNGQWKKVANSNKLIANTKNDIVFDKVKSSKIRFYFESKTAESVLKIGEIEVY, from the coding sequence ATGAGACATTATTTTCTCCTGTTTTCTTTACTGATTTCTTTGCCGATTTTGGCTCAAAAAAACGAAACTCATTTTATAGATTCTAATAAAAAAAGTATTTCTCACTATGGAAATGATAGCGATTGGTACGAGAAAAATATTCCATTTTTTGAAATTTCAGATAAAGAAATAGAAGACGTTTATTATTATCGTTGGGAAGTTTACAAAGCGCATCTCAGAAATATTGGCGATTATGGTTATGTTGTAACAGAGTTTCTAAATGCAATGAGTTGGGATCACAAGCCTTACAATACCTTAAATGCAGCGACAGTTTTTCATATTTATGAAGGAAGATGGCTTAAAGATCGTTTATATCTAAATAATTACATTGATTTTATGTATCAGCATGGCGGAAACAATCGCCGTTATACCGAATCGATTGCAGATGCAACTTATGCCAATTATTTAATTAATCAAGACAAAGATTTTATTACAAAACAATTGCCGTCGATGATGAAAATTGATGCAGATTGGCAAGATCATTATGATGCTTCAAAAAAACTCTATTTTGTCGAACCTGTTATGGATGCCACAGAAAACACAATTTCTTCCATAGATGCGAGCGGTGGAACTGACGGATTTACTGGCGGCGACGGATTTCGTCCTTCGATAAATAGTTATATGTATGCAAATGCTTTGGCGATTTCTAAAATTGCTTTATTGAATGACGATTTAAAATTGGCTGAAAAATATCAGCAAAAAGCATTAGAACAAAAACAAAATTTTCAGGAGAAATTGTGGAATCCGACTTTAAGGCATTTTACAGATCGATTTAAAGTTAATAATGAATTTGTAAAATATTGGGATTTTATTCGCGGACGCGAACTGGTTGGTTTTGTTCCTTGGGTTTACAACTTGCCAGATGATAATCAGAAATACAATTCGGCTTGGTCGCGTTTGCGTTCTCCAGAGCATTTTGGAGGTGCATACGGATTAAGAACCGTTGAACCTTCCTATCAATATTATATGAAACAATATCGATTTGGTCCAAATGGAGCAAAAGAATGCCAATGGAACGGGCCAAGTTGGCCGTATCAAACAACTCAAGTTTTGTTGGGAATGGCAAATCTCCTAAATAATTACAATCAAAAAGAGATTACTAAAAAGGATTATTGGGAAATTTTGAAACAATATGCTAATCAGCATTATAAAAATGGAAAATTGAATATTCTAGAAAATTATTATCCAGATGAAAAAGGCGCAATTGCCGATTTTGACCAAAGAAGCGAGCATTATAATCATTCGGAATTTAACGATTTAATTATTACGGGTTTGTGCGGCATCAGACCTACACAAGGCAATAAATTAGAAATCAATCCGCTTGTAGAAGATAATTTGACATATTTCTGTTTAGAAAACGTTCGTTATCACGGTCAAAACCTGACTATTTTATATGATAAAAGTGGAAATCATTACAAAAAAGGAAAAGGATTGTCTGTTTATGTAGATGGGAAAATGGTTGTGAAACCTTCAACTTTAGAAAAGAAAATAATTAATCTTTCTACCAATAAAAACATAGATCAGCCTTCAAAAGAAGAACTAAATTTGGGGGTAAATATTAGAGAAAAAGATTTTCCGAAAGTGGCTACATCCAATTCAGATTCAAAAGATTTAAATAAATTAAACGATGGCAGAATTTGGTATTTTGACAATGTGAGAAATTATTATGAAAATAAAATTTTTGCAGAGAAAGAAAATTGGATTGAAATTGATTTTGGATCAGAAAAAGAATTCTACAAAACAATTTTGTCATTTGTAGATAAAAAAGATAAAAACTTTATTGATCAAACTTGCAGCGTAGGAATTTTAGAAAAAAATGGGCAATGGAAAAAAGTTGCAAACTCAAATAAATTGATTGCAAATACTAAAAATGATATTGTTTTTGATAAAGTAAAATCATCTAAAATTAGATTTTATTTTGAAAGTAAAACTGCAGAATCTGTATTAAAAATTGGAGAAATAGAAGTTTATTAG